GACGAAGAGATCGACGCGGAGCTCCCCTCGCACATCGAAATGCGCACGGCAGACAACATCGCCGCCGGGGTGTCGCCGCAAGAGGCGCGACACACTGCTCAATAAATTGTCGAATTGCCGTTGACTTCTCCAAAATGTTCCTGTAGTATCTCCGTTTGTCTGTACTCCTTCCTGCTGGACAGGAAGTCCTCGCTTCACTGGATCCGCTCTTTGGGGCGCTTCTCTTAGCGAGTTACCCGCTTCGCGCGGGGCTGCTCTTTGACAATCGGACGAAACATGCCAGAACCCGTTTGGTTCATTTGAGAACCGAGCGATTCAACAGTTCGCTTCCGGTTTTTTCCGGCGAATGAAAATTCTCCGCAAAAAAAACCGAGGAGCACCAGATTCAAACGAGAGTTTGATCCTGGCTCAGAGCGAACGCTGGCGGCGTGCTTAACACATGCAAGTCGAATGCGCAGTCTTCTGTAGCAATACAGGAGGCCGGCGCATGGCGAACGGGTGCGTAACACGTGGGCAACCTTCCCTTCGGTGGGGGATACCCCCGCGAAAGCGGGACTAATACCGCATAACACTTCCTTGGTTTCGACCGGGGAATTCAAAGCAGCAATGC
The window above is part of the Candidatus Acidiferrales bacterium genome. Proteins encoded here:
- a CDS encoding permease prefix domain 1-containing protein: MSILRRITNLFHRSKLDEEIDAELPSHIEMRTADNIAAGVSPQEARHTAQ